The proteins below are encoded in one region of Pseudomonas putida NBRC 14164:
- the tal gene encoding transaldolase yields MTSKLEQLKQFTTVVADTGDLDAITRLKPVDATTNPSLLLKAAAIPGYADLLKQVKADAKGDVDLACDKFAVAVGSGILKVIPGRISTEVDARLSFDEPALLNKARQLIGLYDAAGVSKDRVLIKLASTWEGIRAAEQLEKEGIQTNLTLLFSFAQAQACADAGVFLISPFVGRIYDWYKKSTGTDYVGADDPGVQSVTRIYDYYKANGYDTVVMGASFRNIGQIEQLAGCDRLTISPELLQKLSDDQGELPRVLKPGNAGEAKQQLNESQFRWAMNEDAMGTEKLAEGIRQFARDQEKLEKLMAEKA; encoded by the coding sequence ATGACTTCCAAGCTGGAACAACTGAAGCAGTTCACCACCGTGGTCGCCGACACCGGGGACCTGGACGCCATCACCCGGCTGAAGCCGGTCGATGCCACCACCAACCCGTCCCTGCTGCTAAAGGCCGCCGCCATCCCGGGCTACGCCGACCTGCTCAAGCAGGTGAAGGCCGATGCCAAGGGCGATGTCGACCTGGCCTGCGACAAGTTCGCGGTCGCCGTGGGTTCAGGCATTCTCAAGGTCATTCCGGGGCGTATCTCCACCGAGGTGGATGCTCGCCTGTCGTTCGATGAACCGGCGCTGCTGAACAAGGCCCGCCAGCTGATCGGGCTGTATGACGCGGCCGGGGTCTCCAAAGACCGCGTGCTGATCAAGCTGGCCTCCACCTGGGAAGGCATCCGTGCTGCCGAGCAGCTGGAGAAGGAAGGCATCCAGACCAACCTCACCCTGCTGTTCTCCTTCGCCCAGGCCCAAGCCTGTGCCGATGCAGGGGTGTTCCTGATTTCGCCATTTGTGGGCCGTATCTACGACTGGTACAAGAAGAGCACCGGCACGGATTATGTGGGCGCCGACGACCCAGGCGTGCAGTCGGTGACGCGCATCTATGACTACTACAAGGCCAATGGCTACGACACCGTGGTCATGGGCGCCAGCTTCCGCAATATCGGCCAGATCGAACAACTGGCGGGCTGCGACCGCCTGACCATCAGCCCTGAACTGTTGCAGAAGTTGAGCGATGACCAGGGTGAACTGCCGCGCGTGCTCAAGCCAGGCAATGCCGGCGAGGCCAAGCAGCAGCTGAATGAAAGCCAGTTCCGCTGGGCAATGAACGAAGATGCCATGGGCACCGAGAAGCTGGCCGAGGGTATTCGCCAGTTTGCGCGGGACCAGGAAAAACTGGAGAAGTTGATGGCTGAAAAAGCCTGA
- a CDS encoding alkaline phosphatase D family protein, with the protein MTPSLPLVLTGPVLRRLEPQRLAIWLVATQPLQPEFIFPASEAKVDCQVVPVGQHAFIHLLEIHFANPLPCNQQLDYDLLINGQGIAGWAPHLLYPGTQRPSLVLRDRLDHLLHGSCRKPHHPAADGLLCADRLLQACEQPEDRPAVLLMTGDQVYADDVAGPMLRAIHSLIERLGLFDEQLDGAVVADSQALYQHPASYYHRADLLPAQETNDTLRERFFGGKRKPIFSSSNADNHLVTFAEVMAMYLLVWSPVPWQLVDMAMPSGLTDQRQARYRQELPLIQGFAGNLGQVARVMAHLPCLMIFDDHDITDDWNLSAQWEETAYGHPFSRRIIGNALLGYLLCQAWGNDPDSCKPLVRQCQALCSQARDELIGELLRFQGWQFSLPTNPPLLVLDTRTRRWRSESNLAKPSGLLDWEALSELQQALLDHPSAVIVSPAPIFGVKLIETVQKVFSWLGYPLLVDAENWMAHRGAAQVILNIFRHSRTPGHYVVLSGDVHYSFVYEVLIRHRQRSPHLWQVTSSGIKNEFPRRLLDVLDRLNRWLYAPRSPLNWFTKRREMEVVPRTPSHSKAGERLWNGAGLGQVFFDEQGRPMRVYQLDAGGGEATEFTG; encoded by the coding sequence ATGACCCCATCCTTGCCCCTTGTACTCACCGGCCCGGTACTGCGCCGCCTGGAACCCCAGCGCCTGGCCATCTGGCTGGTCGCCACCCAACCGCTGCAACCCGAATTCATCTTCCCGGCAAGCGAGGCCAAGGTGGATTGCCAGGTCGTCCCGGTCGGCCAGCACGCTTTCATTCACCTGCTGGAAATCCACTTCGCCAACCCCCTGCCCTGCAACCAGCAGCTCGACTACGACCTGCTCATCAACGGCCAGGGCATCGCGGGCTGGGCGCCGCACCTGCTCTACCCCGGCACCCAGCGCCCGAGCCTGGTGCTGCGCGACCGTCTCGACCACTTGCTGCACGGTTCTTGCCGCAAGCCGCACCACCCCGCTGCCGATGGCTTGCTGTGCGCTGACCGCCTGCTGCAGGCCTGCGAGCAGCCTGAAGATCGCCCGGCCGTGCTGCTGATGACCGGCGACCAGGTGTACGCCGACGATGTCGCCGGCCCGATGCTGCGTGCTATCCATAGCCTGATTGAGCGCCTGGGCCTGTTCGACGAGCAGCTGGATGGCGCCGTGGTTGCCGACAGCCAGGCGCTGTACCAGCACCCGGCCAGCTACTACCACCGCGCCGACCTGCTGCCGGCGCAGGAAACCAACGACACCTTGCGCGAGCGGTTTTTTGGCGGCAAGCGCAAGCCGATTTTTTCGTCCAGCAACGCCGACAACCACCTGGTGACCTTCGCCGAGGTCATGGCCATGTACCTGCTGGTGTGGTCACCCGTGCCGTGGCAGCTGGTGGACATGGCGATGCCCAGCGGGCTGACCGACCAGCGCCAGGCACGTTATCGACAGGAGCTGCCGCTTATCCAGGGGTTTGCCGGGAACCTTGGCCAGGTGGCGCGGGTGATGGCCCACCTGCCCTGCCTGATGATCTTCGACGACCACGACATCACCGACGACTGGAACCTCTCGGCACAGTGGGAAGAAACCGCCTACGGCCACCCCTTCTCGCGGCGGATCATTGGCAACGCACTGCTTGGCTACCTGCTGTGTCAGGCCTGGGGCAACGATCCGGACAGCTGCAAGCCCCTGGTCAGGCAATGCCAGGCCTTGTGCAGCCAGGCCCGCGATGAACTGATCGGCGAACTGCTGCGCTTTCAGGGCTGGCAATTCAGCTTGCCGACAAACCCTCCCTTGCTGGTACTGGACACCCGTACCCGCCGCTGGCGCAGCGAAAGCAACCTGGCCAAGCCGTCCGGCCTGCTTGACTGGGAAGCGCTGAGCGAGTTGCAGCAGGCCCTGCTCGACCACCCGTCAGCGGTGATTGTCTCGCCTGCGCCAATTTTTGGCGTGAAGCTGATCGAGACTGTGCAGAAGGTGTTCAGCTGGCTGGGGTACCCGCTTTTGGTGGATGCCGAAAACTGGATGGCCCACCGAGGTGCGGCGCAGGTCATCCTCAACATCTTCCGCCACTCGCGCACGCCGGGGCACTACGTGGTGTTGTCCGGGGATGTGCACTATTCGTTCGTCTATGAAGTGCTGATCCGCCACCGCCAGCGCAGCCCGCATTTGTGGCAGGTGACCAGCAGCGGGATCAAGAACGAGTTCCCCCGGCGCCTGCTGGATGTACTCGACCGGCTCAACCGCTGGCTGTATGCACCGCGCTCGCCGCTGAACTGGTTTACCAAGCGCCGGGAGATGGAAGTGGTGCCGCGTACGCCCAGCCACAGCAAGGCCGGGGAGCGTTTGTGGAACGGTGCGGGGCTGGGGCAGGTGTTCTTTGATGAGCAGGGGCGGCCGATGCGGGTGTATCAGCTCGATGCGGGTGGGGGTGAGGCTACCGAGTTTACTGGCTGA
- the rssC gene encoding anti-sigma factor antagonist RssC, producing the protein MSTGRIQFAEQSGTFVLKFVGEVRLTLCSALDATIEKIFTALNFSAIVIDLTETESIDSTTLGLLAKLSILSRQKVGLLPTVVTTNPDISRLLQSMGFDQVFNIVDRPIPCPECLTDLPSQDQNEEVVRSKVLEAHKILMGLNDSNREAFHDLVNALERT; encoded by the coding sequence ATGAGTACCGGTAGAATCCAGTTCGCCGAGCAGAGTGGTACCTTCGTATTGAAGTTCGTCGGTGAAGTGCGCCTGACCCTGTGTTCGGCGCTGGATGCGACGATCGAGAAGATATTCACGGCGTTGAACTTCTCGGCGATTGTCATCGACCTTACCGAAACCGAGAGTATCGACAGCACCACCTTGGGCCTGCTGGCCAAGCTGTCGATCCTGTCGCGGCAGAAGGTAGGCCTGTTGCCGACCGTGGTCACCACCAACCCGGACATTTCCCGGTTGTTGCAGTCGATGGGTTTCGATCAGGTGTTCAACATCGTCGATCGCCCGATTCCGTGCCCCGAGTGCCTGACCGACCTGCCGTCGCAGGACCAGAACGAAGAGGTGGTGCGCTCAAAGGTGCTGGAGGCGCACAAGATCCTCATGGGCCTGAACGACTCCAACCGCGAAGCCTTCCATGACCTGGTCAATGCGCTGGAGCGCACCTGA
- the rssB gene encoding two-component system response regulator RssB, whose protein sequence is MQKTSATLLIIDDDDVVRASLAAYLEDSGFSVLQAGNGQQGLQVFEEHQPDLVICDLRMPQMGGLELIRQVSERAPQLPVIVVSGAGVMSDAVEALRLGAADYLIKPLEDLAVLEHSVRRALDRSRLVLENQRYRDKLETANRELEASLHLLQEDQTAGRQVQMNMLPESPWVAGEFAFEHQIIPSLYLSGDFVDYFRVDERRIAFYLADVSGHGASSAFVTVLLKFMTTRLMFELKRSRMREFKPSEVLSHINRGLINSKLGKHVTMVGGVIDEEAGLLTYAVGGHLPLPVLHTPGHTRYLEGRGLPVGLFDEATYQDLVVELPPQFSLSLMSDGILDLLPGDTLKDKEAALPEIVKAAGGSLDGLRQRFGLATLGDMPDDIALLVLSRNLQ, encoded by the coding sequence ATGCAGAAAACCAGTGCAACGCTGCTGATTATCGATGACGACGACGTGGTCCGTGCGAGCCTCGCCGCCTATCTTGAAGACAGTGGCTTCAGCGTCCTCCAGGCCGGTAATGGCCAGCAGGGGCTTCAGGTCTTCGAAGAACACCAGCCCGACCTCGTGATCTGCGATCTGCGCATGCCGCAGATGGGCGGCCTCGAACTGATCCGTCAGGTCAGCGAGCGTGCGCCGCAGTTGCCGGTGATCGTGGTGTCTGGGGCCGGTGTCATGAGTGATGCGGTGGAAGCCTTGCGCCTGGGCGCCGCCGACTACCTGATCAAGCCGCTGGAAGATCTGGCCGTGCTTGAGCATTCGGTGCGCCGCGCCCTCGACCGCTCGCGACTGGTGCTGGAAAACCAACGCTACCGCGACAAGCTCGAAACGGCCAACCGCGAACTGGAAGCCAGCCTGCACCTGCTGCAGGAGGACCAGACCGCCGGTCGCCAGGTGCAGATGAACATGCTGCCGGAAAGCCCCTGGGTAGCTGGCGAGTTCGCCTTCGAGCACCAGATCATCCCGTCGTTGTACCTGTCGGGTGATTTTGTCGATTACTTCCGCGTCGACGAGCGGCGTATTGCCTTCTACCTCGCCGATGTATCCGGGCATGGCGCGTCGTCGGCCTTTGTCACCGTGCTGTTGAAATTCATGACCACGCGGCTCATGTTTGAGCTAAAGCGCAGCAGGATGCGCGAGTTCAAACCGTCCGAAGTGCTCAGCCACATCAACCGCGGCCTGATCAATAGCAAGCTGGGCAAGCACGTGACCATGGTTGGCGGGGTGATCGACGAAGAGGCTGGTCTGTTGACCTACGCCGTGGGTGGCCACTTGCCGCTGCCCGTGCTGCATACCCCCGGGCATACCCGTTACCTGGAAGGCCGTGGCCTGCCGGTGGGGCTGTTCGACGAGGCTACCTACCAGGACTTGGTGGTGGAGCTGCCACCTCAGTTCAGCCTCAGCCTGATGTCCGATGGCATTCTGGACCTTTTGCCGGGTGACACGCTCAAAGATAAAGAGGCTGCCTTGCCGGAGATCGTCAAGGCAGCAGGTGGCAGCCTGGATGGGCTGCGTCAACGATTCGGATTAGCTACGCTTGGGGATATGCCGGATGATATCGCCCTATTGGTGTTGAGCAGGAACCTTCAATGA
- a CDS encoding PilZ domain-containing protein, with product MPHTPSSHSEKRDFIRMRIDTAVSLLHEGQVIAAVCLDLSSSGMQVQAPQRFQVGDHIEVRIESDHPALKGLHASTEVVWIADQPGGQQKFGLRVLAMH from the coding sequence ATGCCGCACACACCCTCCAGCCACAGCGAAAAACGCGATTTCATCCGCATGCGCATCGATACCGCGGTCAGCCTGCTGCATGAGGGCCAGGTGATCGCAGCCGTGTGCCTGGACCTGTCCAGCAGCGGCATGCAAGTGCAGGCGCCGCAACGCTTCCAGGTGGGGGATCATATCGAGGTGCGGATCGAGTCCGACCACCCGGCGCTGAAAGGGCTGCATGCCAGCACCGAAGTGGTATGGATTGCCGACCAGCCGGGTGGGCAGCAGAAGTTCGGGCTGCGCGTGCTGGCCATGCATTGA
- a CDS encoding MlaA family lipoprotein, translating into MRRIGASVIERVTQACVCASMLLAPVAATQAATEEDPWEAVNRPIFRFNDTLDTYALKPLAKGYQAVTPQFLEDGIHNIFRNLGDVTNLANDVLQLKPHAAGVDTARLIVNTTFGLGGFFDVGTKMGLQRNDEDFGQTLGYWGMPSGPYVVIPLLGPSTVRDGVAKYPDSYTKPYRYIDHVPTRNSIFALDVIDTRADLLSAEKLIQGDKYIFIRNAYLQNREFKVKDGEVEDDF; encoded by the coding sequence ATGCGTAGGATCGGTGCCAGTGTGATCGAACGAGTCACCCAGGCCTGTGTCTGCGCCAGCATGCTGCTGGCGCCCGTGGCAGCCACCCAGGCAGCCACCGAGGAAGATCCCTGGGAAGCGGTCAACCGGCCGATCTTCCGCTTCAACGATACCCTCGACACCTATGCCCTCAAGCCATTGGCCAAGGGCTACCAGGCGGTCACTCCGCAGTTCCTTGAAGATGGCATCCACAACATCTTCCGCAACCTGGGTGATGTGACCAACCTGGCCAACGACGTGTTGCAGCTCAAGCCTCATGCTGCGGGGGTGGATACGGCGCGGCTGATCGTCAACACCACCTTCGGCCTGGGCGGTTTCTTCGACGTGGGCACCAAGATGGGCCTGCAGCGCAATGACGAAGACTTCGGCCAGACCCTGGGCTACTGGGGTATGCCGAGCGGCCCGTACGTGGTCATCCCGCTGCTGGGGCCCAGCACGGTGCGTGACGGCGTTGCCAAGTACCCGGACAGCTACACCAAGCCTTACCGCTACATCGACCATGTGCCGACGCGCAATTCGATCTTTGCCCTGGACGTGATCGACACGCGTGCCGACCTGCTCTCTGCCGAGAAGCTGATACAGGGTGACAAGTACATCTTCATTCGTAACGCCTACCTGCAGAACCGCGAGTTCAAGGTCAAGGATGGCGAAGTCGAAGACGACTTCTGA
- a CDS encoding DUF4404 family protein translates to MPARELQERLNSLREQLDRNVPLTEEELTTLHEEARQIEAQLKLEEATPDNNLVDSVHLAIERFEADHPDATATLRSIVNSLHSMGI, encoded by the coding sequence ATGCCTGCCCGCGAATTGCAAGAGCGCCTGAACAGCTTGCGCGAGCAACTGGACCGCAACGTACCGCTTACAGAAGAAGAGCTGACCACGTTGCACGAAGAGGCGCGTCAGATCGAGGCGCAACTGAAACTGGAGGAAGCCACGCCAGACAACAACCTGGTAGACAGCGTGCATCTGGCAATCGAACGCTTCGAGGCCGATCACCCGGACGCCACGGCAACTCTGCGCAGCATTGTCAACTCGCTGCACAGCATGGGGATCTGA
- the queF gene encoding NADPH-dependent 7-cyano-7-deazaguanine reductase QueF (Catalyzes the NADPH-dependent reduction of 7-cyano-7-deazaguanine (preQ0) to 7-aminomethyl-7-deazaguanine (preQ1) in queuosine biosynthesis) — protein sequence MHPAAEHSPLGKSSEYIATYSPEQLFPIPRTAKWAELGVTAQTLPWQGVDYWNCFELSWLLPSGKPVVAIGEFAIPADSPNIIESKSFKLYLNSLNQTVFASLGELQACLEKDLSAAAGKPVGVKVRTLAEVEAQGVEALPGLCIDALDVAISNYEQPQPELLRCNPEHVVEETLHSHLLKSNCPVTGQPDWGSVVVEYKGRALDHASLLTYLISFRQHADFHEQCVERIYLDLKNLLQPEHLTVYARYVRRGGLDINPYRSTGAISPDNKRLVRQ from the coding sequence ATGCATCCTGCTGCCGAACACTCGCCGCTGGGCAAGTCCAGCGAATACATCGCCACCTACTCCCCGGAGCAGTTGTTCCCGATCCCGCGTACTGCCAAGTGGGCCGAGCTGGGCGTCACCGCGCAGACCTTGCCCTGGCAGGGCGTGGATTACTGGAACTGCTTCGAGCTGAGCTGGCTGCTGCCGTCGGGCAAACCGGTGGTGGCGATCGGCGAGTTCGCCATCCCGGCCGACTCGCCGAACATCATCGAGTCCAAGTCGTTCAAGCTGTACCTCAACTCGCTGAACCAGACGGTGTTTGCCTCCCTGGGCGAATTGCAGGCCTGCCTGGAGAAAGACCTGTCTGCCGCGGCTGGCAAGCCGGTGGGGGTGAAGGTTCGTACCTTGGCTGAAGTCGAGGCCCAAGGCGTGGAAGCCTTGCCGGGGCTGTGCATCGATGCGCTGGACGTTGCCATCAGCAACTACGAGCAGCCGCAGCCAGAGCTGCTGCGCTGCAACCCGGAGCACGTGGTGGAAGAAACCTTGCACAGCCACCTGCTGAAGTCCAACTGCCCGGTAACCGGCCAGCCGGACTGGGGCAGCGTGGTGGTCGAGTACAAGGGCAGGGCGCTGGACCACGCCAGCCTGCTGACTTACCTGATCAGCTTCCGACAGCACGCCGACTTCCATGAGCAATGCGTCGAGCGCATTTACCTGGATTTGAAGAACCTGCTGCAGCCGGAGCATCTGACGGTGTATGCGCGGTATGTGCGCCGGGGTGGGCTGGATATCAACCCGTACCGTAGCACCGGGGCGATCAGCCCGGATAACAAGCGGCTGGTTCGGCAGTAA